CGGCCTGGATCAGGCTCTGCTCGACGAGGAGCGCCACCGTCTCGTCGTTGACGATCACCCCGTCCTCCAGGAGGCCGTCATGGCCGTGGCTGGTATAGGGGTCGAGGGCGACGTCGGTGATGATGCCGATCTCCGGCACCGCCTTCTTCACCGCCCGCACGGCGCGGCAGACCAGGTTGTTGCGGTTGAGCGCCTCGGAGCCCGTCGCGTCGCGCAAGGACGGCTCGACGAAGGGGAAGAACGAGATCGCCGGGATGCGCAAGGCGGCGGCCCGCTCGGCCGCCCGCACCGCCTCGTCGACGGTCAGGCGCTCGACGCCCGGCATCGAGGCGACCGGCACGCGCCGGGTCTCGCCCTCGATCAGGAAGATCGGCCAGATCAGGTCGTCGACGGTGAGGGTGGTCTCGCGCACCAGGCGGCGCGACCACTCGGCCTTGCGGTTGCGGCGCGGGCGCTGGGTCAGTCCGAGGGAGGCCGGCTCGGTCCGGGCGGCTTCCCGGGCCAGCGGCCGGGGCATCGGCTGGATCTGCGACATCCGGGGTCGGGCCTCCTCGCGGCCCGCCTTCGTGCCGGGCCTGTTCCAAATCGGACGCTTCGACGTCGAATTCGTCCAATCCGGAGGTAGCACAAACCAAACGGCGCCTGAACCCGGGCGGAGGTGCATGGCAGGGTTTCGCGTCGCCTCGTACCGTTGACGCGGCGGCTCGCGCCCGGTTAACCGCCATTAAGTGTCTCTCACGAAACTCCCGCTGCTCCGACGCCGCCACGGCGAGCGACGGTGACCGGGAGTTTCGTGACCGCACGAACCGGGAGGGTGCATCATGGGCGACGCGGGCGTGACGGCGGACGGCGCGGTTCTGTGCGAGCGGCGGGGCGCCGCCGGACTCATCACCCTCAACCGGCCCAAGGCCCTCAACGCCCTCACCCTCGAGATGGTGCGCGCCATGCGCGCCGCCCTCGACGCCTGGGCGGCGGACCCTGCCGTGACCCGGGTGGTTGTGCAGGGCGCCGGCGAACGCGCCTTCTGCGCCGGCGGCGACATCCGCCGCATCCACGAGGAGGGGAGCGCCGGGAAATTTGAGGAAGCCCAGACCTTCTTCCGCGAGGAATACGAACTCAACGCGCTGATCCAGCGCTATCCGAAGCCCTACGTCGCGCTGATCGACGGCATCGTGATGGGCGGAGGCGTCGGCGTGTCGGTGCACGGCTCGCACCGGGTCGCCGCGGAGCGCACGGCCTTCGCGATGCCCGAGACCGGCATTGGCTTCTTCCCCGATGTCGGTGCGACCTACGCCCTGCCGCGGCTGCCGGGCTTCGTCGGTA
This is a stretch of genomic DNA from Methylobacterium sp. 17Sr1-1. It encodes these proteins:
- the hemB gene encoding porphobilinogen synthase → MSQIQPMPRPLAREAARTEPASLGLTQRPRRNRKAEWSRRLVRETTLTVDDLIWPIFLIEGETRRVPVASMPGVERLTVDEAVRAAERAAALRIPAISFFPFVEPSLRDATGSEALNRNNLVCRAVRAVKKAVPEIGIITDVALDPYTSHGHDGLLEDGVIVNDETVALLVEQSLIQAEAGTDVIAPSDMMDGRVGAIRAGLDRAGHRDVQIMTYAAKYASAFYGPFRDAIGTNATLVGDKRTYQMDAGNTDEALREVALDLDEGADSVMVKPGMPYLDVIRRVKENFSVPTFAYQVSGEYAMIAAAAQNGWLDGERAMMESLAAFKRAGADGVFTYFAPRVAERLRQG